One Chordicoccus furentiruminis DNA window includes the following coding sequences:
- a CDS encoding polyprenyl synthetase family protein has product MKEDRNLNAFLAYYREEKGKLAAAQRLYNRELRKDPNRLLRTFTSDLADLDEGGKLLRGVLVKLGYRAAGGPRPEEADDLALAFEIFQTAVLVHDDIIDNAETRRGKTTIHRRYEQRLDVRGISACAGGEPVSHVARSAALCAGDLGLYAANRKLAESYRNHPKLGELLLYFDEVVINTIRGELLDVVLPYELEDAIYSEEEKAKLLEKSVGDIYRLKTAWYSVVGPLHLGMMLAGAEESDLKAMDRFGSDVGVAFQIMDDILGIYADAETLGKDIGSDISEFKQTILYLYVRTRCPERMEELLRYYGRKPVSEEELEAVRTIFRESGALDYARDTMNACFARAERRLSRMAFLDADDRAVFRGLCAYMRGRRK; this is encoded by the coding sequence ATGAAAGAGGACCGGAATCTGAACGCGTTTCTCGCTTACTACAGGGAAGAGAAGGGAAAGCTGGCGGCGGCGCAGCGCCTTTACAACCGGGAGCTGAGGAAGGACCCGAACCGGCTTCTCCGCACGTTCACGTCGGATCTGGCGGATCTCGACGAGGGAGGCAAACTGCTGAGAGGCGTGCTGGTGAAGCTGGGCTACCGGGCCGCGGGCGGACCGAGGCCGGAGGAGGCGGACGATCTCGCGCTGGCCTTCGAGATTTTCCAGACCGCGGTGCTGGTGCATGACGACATCATCGACAATGCGGAGACGCGCCGGGGCAAGACCACGATCCACCGGCGGTACGAGCAGCGGCTGGATGTGCGCGGCATCTCCGCCTGCGCGGGCGGAGAACCTGTCAGCCATGTGGCGCGCTCGGCGGCTCTCTGCGCGGGCGATCTCGGACTCTACGCCGCGAACCGGAAACTCGCGGAATCGTACCGGAATCATCCGAAGCTGGGAGAACTGCTGCTGTATTTCGATGAAGTCGTCATCAATACGATCCGGGGCGAGCTGCTGGACGTGGTGCTGCCCTATGAACTTGAGGACGCCATCTACAGCGAGGAGGAGAAGGCGAAGCTGCTGGAGAAGTCGGTGGGAGACATTTACCGGCTGAAGACCGCATGGTATTCCGTGGTCGGGCCGCTTCACCTCGGGATGATGCTGGCGGGCGCGGAGGAGTCCGATCTGAAGGCGATGGACCGGTTCGGAAGCGACGTGGGCGTCGCGTTCCAGATCATGGACGACATTCTGGGAATCTACGCGGACGCGGAGACGCTGGGGAAAGACATAGGATCCGATATCTCCGAGTTCAAGCAGACGATCCTTTATCTTTATGTCCGGACGCGCTGCCCGGAACGGATGGAGGAGCTTCTCCGCTACTATGGCAGGAAGCCGGTGTCCGAGGAGGAACTGGAGGCCGTGAGGACGATTTTCCGCGAGAGCGGCGCGCTCGATTACGCCCGTGACACGATGAACGCCTGCTTTGCCAGGGCGGAACGGCGCCTTTCGCGCATGGCGTTTCTTGATGCGGACGACCGGGCTGTTTTCCGGGGACTGTGCGCCTACATGAGAGGCCGGAGAAAATAG
- the uppS gene encoding polyprenyl diphosphate synthase codes for MPENNVRHLGVIMDGNRRWARAHMLASVMRGHEKGIDVFVDLCQWCENAGIPYLTVYAFSTENWKRSQQEVTDLFRLMRTFFTERIHICLEKDVQVVVIGNLSGLSEEDRRVIRDAEALTRNCRTLYLQIALSYGGRDEILRAARGIAEEVKAGRLSPEEITEECFEEHLDTRGVPDMDLVIRTGGEQRLSNFFPWQTTYADLWFTDVLWPDFSEALLGEALAWYRGIKVNKGT; via the coding sequence ATGCCGGAAAACAATGTGCGCCATCTGGGCGTGATCATGGACGGCAACCGGAGATGGGCGAGGGCGCATATGCTCGCTTCGGTGATGCGCGGCCACGAGAAGGGCATCGATGTCTTCGTGGATCTCTGCCAGTGGTGCGAGAACGCGGGCATTCCTTATCTGACCGTATACGCCTTCTCCACCGAGAACTGGAAACGCTCGCAGCAGGAGGTCACCGACCTGTTCAGGCTGATGAGAACCTTTTTTACGGAGCGGATTCATATCTGCCTCGAGAAGGATGTGCAGGTTGTGGTCATCGGCAACCTCTCGGGACTCAGCGAGGAGGATCGGCGCGTGATCCGCGACGCGGAGGCGCTGACCCGGAACTGCAGGACGCTGTACCTTCAGATCGCGCTCAGCTACGGCGGCCGGGACGAGATCCTGCGGGCGGCCCGCGGCATCGCGGAGGAGGTGAAGGCAGGCCGTCTTTCTCCGGAGGAGATCACGGAGGAATGCTTTGAGGAGCATCTTGACACCCGCGGCGTGCCGGACATGGATCTGGTGATCCGGACCGGCGGCGAGCAGCGTCTGTCCAATTTCTTTCCGTGGCAGACGACCTACGCCGATCTCTGGTTCACCGACGTGCTCTGGCCGGACTTCAGTGAGGCGCTGCTCGGCGAGGCGCTGGCATGGTACCGCGGCATCAAGGTCAACAAGGGTACCTGA
- a CDS encoding COG2426 family protein has product MDSIVQWYQQGPARYISKQVFVMLVSMLPLIELRGGIVVARLLKLSLGQALIFSLIGNIIPIPFILLFINRIFDWLRPTKHLGGFVRKMEARAMSKSESVSRAEFWGLVGFVGIPLPGTGGWTGALIASLLKIDVKKASAAILLGIAIAATIMSLISYGVFHM; this is encoded by the coding sequence ATGGATTCGATTGTCCAGTGGTATCAGCAGGGCCCGGCCCGCTATATTTCAAAGCAGGTGTTCGTCATGCTGGTTTCCATGCTCCCGCTGATCGAGCTCCGGGGCGGCATTGTGGTCGCCCGGCTTCTGAAGCTTTCGCTCGGCCAGGCGCTGATTTTTTCGCTGATCGGCAACATCATTCCGATCCCCTTTATCCTGCTTTTCATCAACCGGATCTTCGACTGGCTTCGTCCGACGAAGCATCTGGGAGGTTTTGTGAGAAAGATGGAAGCGAGAGCGATGAGTAAGAGCGAGAGCGTCTCCCGGGCCGAGTTCTGGGGCCTTGTGGGATTTGTCGGGATTCCGCTTCCGGGAACGGGGGGCTGGACCGGCGCGCTGATCGCCTCGCTTCTCAAGATCGACGTAAAGAAGGCTTCGGCGGCGATTCTTCTCGGCATCGCCATCGCGGCCACGATTATGAGTCTGATCTCCTACGGCGTGTTTCATATGTGA
- a CDS encoding pyridoxal phosphate-dependent aminotransferase, protein MSFRDNIRQVVPYVPGEQPKQADVIKLNTNENPYPPSPKVGEALRALDPADFRKYPDPAAGGLVHAIAERYGLRDSEVFVGVGSDDVLAMCFQTFFCSEKPVLFPDITYSFYDVWADLFRIPYERIPLDGSFRIVPEDYEKPNGGVIFPNPNAPTGVLLSLEEVERIVASNPDSVVIVDEAYIDFGGESALPLIRRYQNLVVVQTFSKSRSMAGVRIGFAMADEELIRALENVKYSFNSYTISRPALAVGTASIKDEAYFRDCCRRICATRDETARAMRAMGFSMTDSASNFLFVSYPGIPGGDLFAYLRSKRIYVRWWDKPVIRDYLRITVGTDDEMKTLLAALGEYLKNRGAV, encoded by the coding sequence ATGAGCTTTCGAGATAATATCAGGCAGGTTGTCCCCTATGTGCCCGGCGAGCAGCCGAAGCAGGCGGATGTGATCAAGCTGAATACGAACGAGAATCCGTATCCGCCTTCCCCGAAGGTGGGCGAGGCGCTCCGCGCGCTGGATCCGGCCGATTTCCGGAAATATCCGGATCCGGCGGCAGGCGGGCTGGTCCACGCGATCGCGGAGCGGTACGGATTAAGAGACAGCGAGGTCTTTGTGGGCGTCGGCTCGGACGATGTGCTCGCGATGTGCTTTCAGACTTTTTTCTGCTCGGAGAAGCCGGTCCTGTTTCCGGACATCACCTACAGCTTCTACGATGTCTGGGCCGATCTTTTCCGGATACCGTACGAGAGGATCCCGCTGGACGGATCCTTCCGGATCGTGCCGGAGGACTATGAAAAACCGAACGGCGGCGTCATTTTCCCGAATCCCAACGCGCCAACCGGCGTGCTGCTCTCTCTGGAAGAGGTGGAGCGGATCGTGGCGTCGAATCCGGACAGTGTCGTCATCGTGGACGAGGCCTACATCGATTTCGGCGGCGAGAGCGCGCTGCCGCTGATCCGCCGCTATCAGAATCTGGTTGTGGTGCAGACGTTCTCGAAATCCCGCAGTATGGCCGGCGTCCGCATCGGCTTCGCGATGGCGGACGAGGAGCTGATCCGCGCGCTGGAGAATGTCAAGTACAGCTTCAACTCCTACACGATCAGCCGGCCGGCACTGGCTGTCGGCACGGCGAGCATAAAGGATGAGGCGTATTTCCGGGACTGCTGCCGCAGGATCTGTGCAACCCGCGACGAAACAGCCCGGGCGATGCGCGCCATGGGCTTTTCGATGACCGATTCCGCGTCCAATTTCCTCTTCGTATCTTATCCGGGTATTCCCGGAGGCGATCTGTTTGCTTATCTCCGGTCAAAGCGGATCTATGTGCGCTGGTGGGACAAGCCGGTGATCCGCGACTATCTGAGGATCACCGTCGGGACCGATGATGAGATGAAGACGCTGCTTGCGGCTCTCGGGGAATATCTGAAAAACCGCGGCGCCGTCTGA
- a CDS encoding pyridoxal phosphate-dependent aminotransferase codes for MISRKMQSYVAGSSAIRAMFEEGRRMAAVYGPDKVYDFSLGNPNVPAPDAVREAIVGIVTQEDPVLVHGYMNNSGYEDVRERLAGELNRRYGTDYRAEHLMMTVGAAGGLNVILKTILDPGDEVITVTPYFGEYRSYVSNYDGVLVEAAADPVTFFPDPEDLGRKLNPRTKALILNSPNNPTGVVYPEPVLRAVAERLEAAERAFGHPIYLISDEPYREIVYDGAQVPWLPLLYRDTIVGTSYSKSLSLPGERIGYLVIPPDLADAEEVTAAANVAGRILGFVNAPSLMQRVVARCCGEKADVAFYDRNRKLLCDALAADGFTFVKPEGAFYLWIQSPTADERTFVKDAKEEERILLVQGRSFGCSGWVRLAYCVSHETVQNALPGFERLAKKYELSR; via the coding sequence GTGATTTCGAGAAAAATGCAGTCCTATGTGGCGGGCAGCTCGGCGATCCGGGCGATGTTCGAGGAAGGCCGCCGGATGGCGGCGGTCTACGGCCCCGACAAGGTGTATGATTTCAGTCTGGGCAATCCCAACGTGCCGGCGCCGGACGCGGTGCGTGAGGCGATCGTCGGGATCGTGACGCAGGAGGACCCGGTGCTGGTCCACGGCTATATGAACAACTCCGGATACGAGGATGTCCGTGAGAGGCTGGCCGGTGAGCTGAACCGCCGGTACGGAACCGACTACCGGGCGGAGCATCTCATGATGACGGTGGGTGCGGCCGGAGGACTGAACGTGATTCTGAAGACGATCCTCGATCCGGGCGATGAGGTCATCACCGTGACCCCTTACTTCGGCGAGTACCGCAGTTATGTCTCCAATTATGACGGCGTACTGGTGGAGGCCGCTGCGGATCCGGTGACGTTCTTCCCCGACCCGGAGGATCTCGGAAGAAAGCTGAATCCGAGGACGAAGGCGCTGATCCTCAACTCGCCGAACAATCCGACCGGCGTCGTCTATCCCGAGCCGGTGCTCAGAGCGGTGGCGGAGCGGCTGGAGGCGGCGGAGCGAGCATTCGGCCATCCGATCTATCTGATTTCCGACGAGCCGTACCGCGAGATCGTCTACGACGGCGCGCAGGTACCGTGGCTTCCGCTTCTGTACCGGGACACCATTGTCGGCACGTCTTACAGCAAGTCCCTCTCGCTTCCGGGCGAGCGGATCGGATATCTGGTGATTCCGCCTGACCTTGCGGACGCGGAGGAGGTCACCGCCGCCGCGAATGTGGCAGGCCGTATCCTCGGCTTCGTCAACGCGCCTTCCCTGATGCAGCGTGTGGTGGCCCGCTGCTGCGGCGAAAAGGCGGACGTCGCCTTCTACGACCGGAACCGGAAGCTCCTCTGTGACGCGCTGGCAGCGGACGGGTTCACCTTTGTGAAACCGGAAGGCGCCTTCTATCTGTGGATTCAGTCCCCGACGGCGGACGAGCGCACGTTTGTGAAGGACGCGAAGGAGGAGGAACGGATCCTGCTGGTGCAGGGACGGAGCTTCGGCTGTTCGGGATGGGTCCGGCTGGCCTACTGCGTTTCCCACGAGACGGTACAGAACGCCCTTCCCGGGTTTGAAAGGCTGGCGAAGAAATATGAGCTTTCGAGATAA
- the tyrS gene encoding tyrosine--tRNA ligase — protein MQIYEELKARGLIAQVTDEEKIRELVNNGKATFYIGFDPTADSLHVGHFMALCLMKRLQMAGNRPIALLGGGTGMIGDPSGKNAMRRMMTKEEIQHNIDCFKVQMSRFIDFSDGKALMVNNADWLMNLNYIDFLREVGPHFTVNRMLTAEAYKARWENGLTVLEFNYMLMQAYDFYMLYTKYGCNMEFGGDDQWSNMLAGTELVRRKLGKDVYAMTQVLLLNSEGQKMGKTVGGAVWLDPKKTSPYEFYQYWRNVADADVLRCIRLLTFLPLEQVDEMDRWEGSQLNRAKEILAYELTKLVHGEEEAAKAEAAAKALFGGGPAAEIPQLVLHDGDFEDGAIGIIPLLTKAGFATSNGDARRSVTKDGSVRVNGTKITDPFVRFTKDELAKEEHILSKGKKSHKKIVVE, from the coding sequence ATGCAGATTTATGAAGAGCTGAAGGCGCGCGGCCTGATCGCGCAGGTAACGGACGAGGAGAAGATCCGCGAGCTTGTGAACAACGGGAAGGCGACCTTCTACATCGGCTTCGACCCCACGGCCGACAGCCTTCATGTGGGGCATTTCATGGCGCTCTGCCTGATGAAGCGGCTTCAGATGGCGGGCAACCGTCCCATCGCGCTGCTCGGCGGCGGGACGGGTATGATCGGCGATCCTTCCGGCAAGAACGCGATGCGCCGGATGATGACGAAGGAAGAGATTCAGCACAACATTGACTGCTTCAAGGTTCAGATGAGCCGCTTCATCGACTTTTCCGACGGGAAGGCGCTGATGGTGAACAACGCGGACTGGCTGATGAACCTGAATTATATCGATTTCCTCCGTGAGGTGGGACCGCATTTCACGGTGAACCGCATGCTCACGGCGGAGGCCTACAAGGCCCGCTGGGAGAACGGCCTGACGGTTCTTGAATTCAACTACATGCTGATGCAGGCATATGACTTCTACATGCTCTACACGAAGTACGGCTGCAACATGGAGTTCGGCGGTGACGACCAGTGGTCTAATATGCTGGCCGGCACCGAGCTGGTCCGCCGGAAGCTGGGGAAGGACGTCTACGCGATGACGCAGGTACTCCTCCTCAACTCCGAGGGGCAGAAGATGGGCAAGACCGTAGGCGGCGCCGTCTGGCTGGATCCGAAGAAGACGAGCCCCTACGAGTTCTACCAGTACTGGCGGAACGTGGCCGATGCCGACGTGCTGCGCTGCATCCGGCTCCTCACCTTCCTTCCGCTCGAGCAGGTGGACGAGATGGACCGCTGGGAAGGCAGCCAGCTGAACAGGGCGAAGGAGATACTCGCCTACGAGCTCACGAAGCTGGTCCACGGAGAGGAGGAGGCGGCGAAGGCAGAGGCGGCGGCCAAGGCGCTGTTCGGAGGCGGCCCGGCGGCGGAGATTCCGCAGCTCGTTCTGCATGACGGCGATTTCGAGGACGGCGCCATCGGGATCATTCCGCTGCTGACGAAGGCGGGATTTGCGACGTCAAACGGCGACGCCCGGCGGTCCGTCACGAAGGACGGCAGCGTCCGGGTCAACGGGACGAAGATCACGGATCCGTTTGTCCGTTTCACAAAGGACGAGCTGGCGAAGGAGGAGCACATCCTGAGCAAGGGGAAGAAATCGCACAAGAAGATCGTTGTGGAATAA
- a CDS encoding NUDIX hydrolase, translated as MGTINDIIQVTHNDHLNYYELHTTKKTGEPGHYYFASRALTTDGLELRRKKSRCDGVAVFVLVGEKRDRVLLIRQFRWPIGQYVYEFPAGLVEEGESYTEAAVREVYEETGLRLTPVPADPMFTRPYYMTDGMTDECCAMVYGYAEGDVRDQHLEDSEEIEVVMADRAEARRILRTERMAGNCALQLMHFISDPEPFGFLKGSEADAGQAAGRE; from the coding sequence ATGGGAACGATCAACGACATCATTCAGGTGACGCATAACGATCACCTCAACTATTACGAGCTGCACACAACCAAAAAGACCGGCGAGCCGGGACACTACTATTTCGCTTCGCGGGCGCTGACGACGGACGGACTCGAGCTGAGGAGGAAGAAGTCCCGCTGCGACGGCGTCGCGGTCTTCGTCCTCGTGGGAGAGAAGCGCGACCGGGTGCTGCTGATCCGCCAGTTCCGCTGGCCGATCGGCCAGTACGTCTACGAGTTTCCGGCGGGACTCGTTGAAGAAGGCGAGTCCTACACGGAGGCAGCGGTCCGGGAGGTCTATGAGGAAACCGGCCTCCGTCTGACGCCGGTTCCGGCGGACCCGATGTTCACCCGGCCCTACTATATGACGGACGGCATGACGGACGAGTGCTGCGCGATGGTCTACGGCTACGCCGAGGGCGATGTCCGCGACCAGCATCTGGAGGACTCCGAGGAAATCGAGGTCGTGATGGCCGACCGGGCGGAGGCGCGGCGGATCCTTCGGACGGAACGGATGGCCGGAAACTGTGCGCTCCAGCTGATGCATTTCATATCGGATCCGGAGCCCTTCGGCTTTCTGAAGGGTTCGGAGGCGGACGCGGGACAGGCAGCCGGAAGAGAATGA
- a CDS encoding L,D-transpeptidase family protein, whose protein sequence is MEERKALVRKQRIILGSLGLLLLFYIGGAVRGVFRFEPHSFVNGIEVSGMSLGQAEEAVSHVADTYALTIKGPAGESETLDGSGLSLAVADASGVKKALKDQRALGWPVGRFFRKDYQAALVMRYDENALNTKIDSLSMLDASKMTAPTDASLVEQKDGTCAIAAEQPGTELDAAAAKQKIHDAVASGQTAVDVTDCAVQPKILSTDEGLSKRMQQWNALLKSAGLTFRIAEHDVTLDGPAVASLLSDDGSMVTVSRDKVTAMVYGWKDQYDTYGKSFPFRTSDGETVTIDPLGDYGYALNDEATVEDVCSRIANGDSGTYDAEYWNKPPYDTNSGLGGNYVEISLKKQHLWVYRDGKVVVDTDVVTGLPVHGRITYMGCFAIKKKMTDVSLGNIKTEGYSSPVNYWVPFNGGEGLHDAPWRDAFGGSIWKSDGSHGCINCPEDVMPEIYKNVEIGEAVVIYGDPYDESVYTGQQ, encoded by the coding sequence ATGGAGGAGCGGAAGGCGCTCGTGAGAAAGCAGAGGATCATACTCGGTTCGCTGGGCCTCCTTCTGCTCTTCTATATAGGAGGGGCGGTTCGCGGCGTGTTCCGTTTCGAGCCGCATTCCTTTGTCAACGGCATTGAGGTGAGCGGAATGTCACTGGGACAGGCAGAGGAAGCCGTGAGCCATGTGGCGGATACCTATGCGCTCACGATCAAGGGGCCGGCGGGCGAGTCGGAGACGCTTGACGGAAGCGGCCTTTCGCTTGCGGTGGCGGATGCTTCCGGTGTGAAGAAGGCGCTGAAGGATCAGCGGGCGCTCGGCTGGCCCGTCGGCCGTTTTTTCCGGAAGGATTATCAGGCGGCGCTTGTGATGAGATACGATGAGAACGCGCTGAACACGAAGATCGATTCGCTCTCGATGCTGGACGCCTCGAAGATGACGGCTCCGACGGACGCGTCTTTAGTGGAGCAGAAGGACGGAACCTGCGCCATCGCCGCCGAACAGCCGGGAACAGAACTGGATGCGGCCGCTGCGAAGCAGAAGATTCATGACGCGGTGGCATCGGGGCAGACCGCGGTGGATGTGACAGACTGCGCGGTGCAGCCGAAGATCCTGAGCACCGATGAGGGACTCAGCAAGCGGATGCAGCAGTGGAACGCGCTGCTCAAGTCGGCCGGACTGACATTCCGCATCGCCGAGCACGATGTGACGCTGGACGGTCCGGCGGTCGCGTCCCTCCTGTCGGACGACGGCTCGATGGTGACGGTGTCCAGGGACAAGGTCACGGCGATGGTGTACGGCTGGAAGGATCAGTACGACACCTACGGGAAGTCCTTCCCGTTCAGGACTTCGGACGGGGAGACGGTGACCATCGATCCGCTGGGCGATTACGGCTATGCACTGAACGACGAGGCGACCGTCGAGGACGTATGCAGCCGGATCGCGAACGGGGACAGCGGGACGTATGACGCGGAGTACTGGAACAAACCGCCTTATGACACCAACAGCGGACTGGGCGGAAACTATGTCGAGATCAGTCTGAAGAAGCAGCATCTCTGGGTATACCGGGACGGCAAGGTCGTGGTGGATACGGACGTGGTGACCGGTCTGCCGGTGCACGGCCGGATTACCTATATGGGGTGTTTCGCGATCAAGAAGAAGATGACGGACGTCTCTCTTGGCAACATCAAGACAGAAGGCTATTCGAGTCCGGTGAACTACTGGGTGCCGTTCAACGGCGGAGAAGGTCTTCACGATGCGCCCTGGCGGGACGCTTTCGGCGGCAGTATCTGGAAGTCGGACGGCTCTCACGGCTGCATCAACTGTCCGGAGGACGTGATGCCGGAGATCTACAAAAATGTGGAGATCGGGGAGGCGGTCGTGATCTACGGCGATCCCTATGACGAGAGCGTCTACACGGGTCAGCAGTAA
- a CDS encoding M20/M25/M40 family metallo-hydrolase, which yields MKLNRTEVLERFAKMIRLRTVSHADGRGTDAAAFAAFRSLFRSCYPVFFERGEGWGIGDYGTLIRIPGRSSEHPSVLMAHYDVVDADPSSWSHDPFGAERADGRIWGRGTLDTKSTLLAVCEAMAWQLAGGFVPANDIYLAFGGEEEVSGPTAAMIVSFLKKRGVKPDFVLDEGGAVIPEGLPGVPHQAAMIGIAEKGTANYLISCEEHRGGHTSAPPRHTVAGRLAAAAVAVESHEFPARLGTPVRMMFEALAPYVPAAERPFFRHPALVSPAISAAATLLGGSFRSMVRTTCAVTIMDVRSAFNVLPESGALGVNARLIEGDTVESVRKELQRVIRDPEIRVETISGSDPSPVSDPDAAVYGVLADTIRSVWKHTIVAPYQLNGGTDARFYADLTDHVYRFSPMIMTKEERAAVHGIDESVSAETLFRMIRFYIRLIGRL from the coding sequence ATGAAGCTGAACAGAACCGAGGTGCTGGAGCGTTTCGCAAAGATGATCCGGCTGCGTACGGTTTCCCACGCGGACGGCAGGGGTACGGACGCAGCCGCGTTCGCCGCCTTCCGGTCCCTGTTCCGCTCCTGTTATCCTGTTTTTTTCGAGCGGGGAGAGGGATGGGGGATCGGCGACTACGGCACGCTGATCCGGATTCCCGGGCGTTCCTCCGAGCATCCTTCCGTCCTGATGGCTCACTATGATGTAGTGGACGCCGATCCGTCGTCCTGGTCGCACGATCCTTTCGGCGCGGAGAGGGCGGACGGCCGGATCTGGGGCCGCGGTACGCTGGATACCAAGTCGACGCTGCTGGCGGTCTGCGAGGCGATGGCGTGGCAGCTTGCCGGCGGGTTTGTGCCCGCGAACGACATCTATCTTGCCTTCGGCGGCGAGGAGGAGGTTTCCGGTCCGACGGCCGCGATGATCGTCTCGTTTCTGAAGAAGAGAGGCGTGAAGCCCGATTTCGTCCTTGACGAGGGCGGCGCGGTGATCCCGGAGGGACTTCCCGGCGTTCCGCATCAGGCGGCGATGATCGGCATCGCGGAGAAGGGAACGGCCAACTATCTGATTTCCTGTGAGGAACACAGGGGAGGCCATACGTCGGCGCCGCCCCGCCACACGGTAGCCGGACGGCTGGCTGCGGCCGCGGTGGCGGTGGAGTCCCATGAATTTCCCGCGCGCCTCGGGACGCCGGTCCGCATGATGTTCGAAGCGCTGGCACCTTATGTGCCGGCGGCGGAGCGGCCTTTCTTCCGCCATCCGGCGCTGGTGTCGCCCGCGATTTCCGCGGCGGCCACACTGCTTGGAGGAAGCTTCCGGTCGATGGTGCGCACGACCTGCGCCGTGACGATCATGGACGTCCGGTCCGCCTTCAACGTGCTGCCCGAAAGCGGCGCACTGGGCGTCAACGCCCGCCTGATCGAGGGCGATACGGTGGAATCCGTCCGGAAAGAGCTTCAGCGCGTGATCCGGGATCCGGAGATCCGGGTCGAGACGATCTCCGGCAGCGATCCGTCGCCTGTGTCCGATCCGGATGCGGCGGTTTACGGCGTGCTGGCGGATACGATCCGCAGCGTCTGGAAGCATACCATCGTGGCGCCCTATCAGCTTAACGGAGGGACGGACGCCCGTTTCTACGCGGACCTCACCGACCATGTGTACCGCTTTTCCCCGATGATCATGACGAAGGAGGAGCGGGCGGCCGTTCACGGCATTGACGAGTCCGTTTCAGCTGAGACGCTGTTCCGCATGATCCGGTTTTATATCCGGCTGATCGGAAGGCTGTAG
- a CDS encoding DegV family protein, which produces MSTYLLYTDSAADIPSHYYQEYDIRIVAMDYMVDGESCTFLTEDPDHDPICDRLYEKMRSGADVHTSQITPYRYIETWTPELKAGHDILYLSFSSGMSATYQNALNAASQLADEFPDRRIAVVDSLAATAGQGVITVCAAMNRQNGMTLDENAAWLKEKIPYLCHRFTVGDLDYLHKGGRVSAAVALIGGMLNIKPLLIIDEDGKLQMTGKARGVNSALKALTHSYQHEMHAPGVPDLVFISHTSKYEKAEELARMIREADPDATVETVCETPIIGVHTGPEFFSVCGFGRHRTESKS; this is translated from the coding sequence ATGAGCACCTATCTTCTCTATACTGACTCGGCAGCGGATATCCCGTCTCATTATTATCAGGAGTACGATATCCGGATCGTCGCCATGGACTACATGGTGGACGGAGAATCCTGCACCTTCCTGACGGAGGATCCGGATCACGACCCGATCTGCGACCGTCTCTACGAAAAAATGCGGTCGGGAGCCGATGTGCATACCTCCCAGATCACACCCTACCGCTACATCGAGACCTGGACGCCGGAGCTGAAAGCCGGGCACGACATCCTGTATCTCTCCTTCTCATCCGGCATGTCCGCCACATACCAGAACGCGCTGAACGCCGCTTCCCAGCTCGCCGACGAGTTTCCGGACCGCCGGATCGCCGTGGTCGATTCCCTCGCGGCGACCGCCGGCCAGGGCGTCATCACCGTCTGCGCCGCCATGAACCGGCAGAACGGCATGACGCTGGACGAAAACGCCGCCTGGCTGAAGGAAAAGATCCCGTACCTCTGCCACCGTTTCACGGTCGGCGACCTCGATTATCTTCATAAGGGAGGCCGTGTCTCCGCCGCCGTGGCCCTGATCGGCGGCATGCTCAACATCAAACCGCTTCTGATCATCGATGAGGACGGAAAGCTTCAGATGACGGGAAAGGCACGCGGCGTGAACTCCGCACTGAAGGCGCTGACCCACAGCTATCAGCATGAAATGCACGCGCCGGGCGTTCCCGATCTCGTCTTCATCTCACACACCTCCAAGTACGAGAAGGCGGAAGAGCTCGCCCGTATGATCCGCGAGGCGGACCCGGACGCCACAGTGGAAACCGTCTGCGAGACGCCGATCATCGGCGTCCATACCGGGCCCGAGTTTTTCTCGGTCTGCGGCTTCGGCCGGCACCGCACCGAGAGCAAATCTTAA